One region of Quercus lobata isolate SW786 chromosome 2, ValleyOak3.0 Primary Assembly, whole genome shotgun sequence genomic DNA includes:
- the LOC115962680 gene encoding uncharacterized protein LOC115962680, giving the protein MVRKKDRFWRYVEDLDGRFKCNFCRRDFAGGASRIKFHLAGVKGHAIDICANVPEDVQKEAYLVIGGSNKKLKSASSSSNAKESKTTSCSISRDLCHATNSKMCGKKDKSAVDKLLARLLIVNNISFDVVQTTSFICFVQGVADYGPEYKLPSNLTLQRKLIPNLKVEVEEYIRRIKNSWSVTGCTLMSSIWSDLDQRAFININAKSPSGAIFLKSFEVSKDKITTLYIKDIISSVIEEIGSDNVVQLIIDNTTNFELAGDMLIGKYPRLYKTRCATCGIQLLLKDICEEVDWVQKIISDAKSIVSYMYMDSIILSLMREYTNHKELKHLGTGRSSSFLMLQSILNVRDELQLLVASSKWKELNHNEKDTCKEVVASIIQSTEFWSQGKEALLVLEPLVHVLRLVDSDWSTAGYLYEALEMAKEAIKQQCASNQDKYMQIWELVNCRCTENIIHPIHAAAAFLNPSYLCSEKFKENSEIKDGISFILENLMVIEEREDFMKQVQLYRNKVPSLFTVTAKTMLKTSHPRIWWEFCGDRLPILQRYAIRILSQPCSSSSCKRNWNAFEVTQTKKPNMLTSEMLDNMVYVRLNSMMMEKFNTGESLDLEPIYLDKLNELPEYVDHEQFWEDDAFSGVVEKVIDD; this is encoded by the exons atggttcGAAAGAAAGATCGATTTTGGAGGTATGTTGAAGACCTAGATGGCCGTTTCAAATGTAACTTTTGTCGACGTGATTTTGCTGGGGGTGCTTCTAGGATTAAATTTCACTTGGCAGGAGTTAAAGGTCATGCTATAGATATTTGTGCCAATGTGCCAGAAGATGTTCAAAAAGAAGCTTATCTAGTAATTGGAGGGAGTAATAAAAAACTTAAGAGTGCATCAAGTTCAAGCAATGCTAAAGAGAGTAAAACCACTTCATGTTCAATATCGAGAGACCTATGCCATGCTACCAATTCAAAGATGTGTGGTAAAAAAGATAAGAGTGCAGTGGACAAATTGCTTGCCCGACTTCTTATAGTAAATAACATATCATTTGATGTTGTTCAAACGACATCCTTTATTTGCTTTGTGCAAGGTGTTGCTGATTATGGTCCTGAATATAAGTTACCCTCTAATTTGACTTTGCAAAGGAAATTAATACCAAATTTGAAGGTCGAAGTTGAAGAGTATATTAGAAGAATTAAGAATTCTTGGTCGGTAACTGGTTGTACTCTTATGTCAAGCATATGGAGTGATTTGGATCAGAGAGCATTTATCAATATTAACGCAAAATCTCCTAGTGGAGCAATATTTTTGAAGTCATTTGAAGTTTCGAAGGATAAAATAACAACACTATATATTAAAGACATCATTTCTTCAGTAATTGAAGAAATTGGATCTGATAATGttgttcaattaatcattgatAATACTACAAATTTTGAGTTAGCTGGAGACATGCTTATTGGCAAGTACCCTCGGTTGTACAAAACCCGATGCGCTACTTGTGGCATTCAATTGCTTTTGAAGGATATATGTGAGGAAGTTGATTGGGTGCAAAAGATAATTAGTGATGCAAAATCAATTGTTTCGTATATGTATATGGATAGTATCATTTTGTCGCTCATGAGAGAGTACACAAACCATAAAGAATTGAAACATCTTGGTACAGGTAGGTCTTCTAGCTTCTTGATGCTTCAATCTATTTTGAATGTTCGAGATGAATTGCAGTTACTTGTTGCATCTTCCAAGTGGAAAGAATTGAATCATAATGAAAAGGACACTTGTAAAGAAGTGGTTGCTAGTATTATCCAAAGTACAGAATTTTGGAGTCAAGGGAAAGAGGCACTACTAGTTTTGGAGCCTTTGGTTCATGTTCTTCGATTGGTAGATAGTGATTGGTCAACTGCAGGATACTTATATGAAGCACTGGAAATGGCAAAAGAAGCAATTAAGCAACAATGTGCTAGCAATCAAGACAAATATATGCAGATATGGGAGTTAGTTAATTGTAGGTGTACTGAAAATATAATCCACCCAATTCATGCTGCTGCGGCATTTTTGAATCCATCTTACTTGTGTAGTGAGAAATTTAAAGAGAATAGTGAGATAAAAGATGGTATAAGTTTCATTTTGGAGAATTTGATGGTTATTGAAGAAAGGGAAGATTTCATGAAACAAGTGCAACTTTATCGCAATAAAGTACCAAGCTTGTTTACAGTTACAGCAAAGACAATGTTGAAAACATCTCATCCTA GAATATGGTGGGAATTCTGTGGAGATCGTCTTCCTATCTTACAAAGGTATGCCATTCGAATTTTGAGTCAACCTTGTAGTTCATCCTCGTGTAAGCGAAATTGGAATGCATTTGaggtaacacaaacaaagaaGCCAAACATGTTGACGTCTGAGATGTTGGATAATATGGTGTATGTAAGATTGAACTCAATGATGATGGAGAAATTTAACACTGGTGAATCTCTAGACTTGGAGCCAATTTATCTTGACAAACTTAATGAGCTTCCTGAATATGTTGATCATGAACAATTTTGGGAGGATGATGCATTCAGTGGAGTAGTTGAAAAGGTTATTGATGACTAA